A single region of the Triticum dicoccoides isolate Atlit2015 ecotype Zavitan chromosome 2B, WEW_v2.0, whole genome shotgun sequence genome encodes:
- the LOC119366953 gene encoding dirigent protein 5-like: MQGLAATSKLSLAVVAAVLLLCSSAGAAHGLRRVVSSSSDEPCNEMTLYYHDILYNGVNNTRNATSAAATKPTALSTTHWKNGTYFGTLVVFDDPMTVGKALPVAGEEPAARAQGFYFYDKQESYTSWFGFSIVFNSTAHKGTMNLVGADLMDDKTRDLSVVGGTGDFFMARGIATLRLDASEGTVYFRLQMDIKLYECYV, translated from the coding sequence ATGCAAGGCCTCGCAGCAACTTCCAAGCTGTCACTGGCCGTCGTGGCCGCGGTGCTTCTGCTGTGCTCGTCGGCGGGTGCCGCCCACGGCCTGAGGAGGGTCGTCTCCAGCAGCTCCGACGAGCCGTGCAACGAGATGACGCTCTACTACCACGACATCCTCTACAACGGCGTCAACAACACGCGGAACGCGACGTCCGCGGCGGCCACCAAGCCCACGGCGCTGAGCACGACCCACTGGAAGAACGGCACCTACTTCGGCACGCTTGTGGTGTTCGACGACCCCATGACGGTGGGGAAGGCGCTACCCGTGGCGGGGGAGGAGCCCGCGGCGCGCGCCCAGGGCTTCTACTTCTACGACAAGCAGGAGTCTTACACCTCGTGGTTTGGTTTCTCCATTGTCTTCAACTCCACGGCGCACAAGGGCACCATGAACCTCGTCGGCGCGGACCTCATGGATGACAAGACGCGGGACCTCTCCGTCGTCGGCGGCACTGGCGATTTCTTCATGGCGCGCGGCATCGCCACGCTCCGGCTCGATGCCTCCGAGGGAACCGTCTACTTCCGTCTGCAGATGGACATCAAGCTCTACGAGTGCTACGTCTGA